From the Excalfactoria chinensis isolate bCotChi1 chromosome 1, bCotChi1.hap2, whole genome shotgun sequence genome, one window contains:
- the COL8A1 gene encoding collagen alpha-1(VIII) chain → MVMLLTPTQLLAVAVAISLQLVRSTQGGVYYGIKQLPPQVPQYQALGQQVPHMPLGKEGIPMQHMGKEVPHMQYGKEYPHLPQYMKEVPQVPMLGKDMAPKKEKEIPMRSLRGEQGPPGEPGPRGPPGPPGLPGHGVPGAKGKPGPQGYPGIGKPGLPGMPGKPGVMGPPGPRGEMGPKGEVGPMGIPGPQGPPGPHGLPGIGKAGAPGLQGQPGPKGEPGMKGPPGVPGIPGPKGEKGVGIPGLPGLKGPPGLPGPPGPVGLPGVGKPGMVGFPGPQGPVGKPGPPGELGLQGPPGVPGMQGPPGLPGVGKPGQDGIPGQPGFPGGKGEQGLPGLPGPPGLPGVGKPGFPGPKGERGVGGLPGPLGPKGEKGHAGPPGMGGPPGEPGQPGLPGIMGPPGAVGFPGPKGEGGAVGPPGPVGPKGEPGLQGFPGKPGFPGEVGAPGLRGLPGPTGPKGEAGHKGLPGMPGVPGLVGPKGEPGLPGAQGLQGPSGIPGIAGPSGPIGPPGLPGAKGEPGQPGPPGFPGVGKPGAAGLQGPPGKPGALGPPGQPGLQGPPGPPGPPGPPVVIPPTPPAAGQYLPDVGPGIDGLKPPYGYAGKKGKAGGAVYEMPAFTAELLTPFPRVGVPVKFDKLLYNGRQNYNPATGIFTCEIPGIYYFAYHVHCKGASVWVALFKNNEPLMYTYDEYKKGFLDQASGSAVVQLMHGDKVYVQMPSEQAAGLYAGQYVHSSFSGYLLYPM, encoded by the exons ATGGTCATGCTGCTCACTCCCACACAGCTGTTGGCAGTGGCTGTTGCCATTTCCCTGCAGCTGGTGAGGTCCACTCAGGGTGGTGTCTACTATGGAATCAAGCAGCTGCCACCCCAGGTGCCCCAGTACCAAGCCCTCGGACAACAAGTACCTCACatgccactggggaaggaaggCATCCCGATGCAGCACATGGGCAAGGAGGTACCACACATGCAATATGGCAAGGAGTATCCCCACCTGCCTCAGTACATGAAGGAGGTTCCCCAGGTGCCAATGCTCGGCAAGGACATGGCtcccaagaaagaaaaag AAATACCCATGCGCAGCTTGAGGGGCGAGCAAGGTCCCCCTGGTGAGCCTGGACCAAGAGGACCACCAGGGCCACCAGGATTACCAGGTCATGGCGTGCCAGGAGCCAAAGGAAAACCGGGTCCACAAGGATATCCAGGAATTGGGAAGCCGGGTTTGCCAGGGATGCCTGGGAAACCAGGGGTGATGGGACCACCTGGGCCAAGAGGGGAGATGGGGCCAAAAGGAGAGGTTGGGCCCATGGGGATACCGGGGCCACAGGGACCACCAGGACCTCATGGACTCCCAGGAATAGGGAAGGCAGGTGCTccagggctgcagggacagccaGGACCAAAGGGTGAACCTGGGATGAAAGGGCCCCCAGGGGTCCCTGGAATCCCTGGTCCAAAAGGGGAGAAGGGTGTTGGGATCCCAGGTTTGCCAGGGCTGAAGGGCCCACCTGGCCTGCCCGGTCCCCCTGGCCCAGTGGGTCTGCCAGGGGTGGGGAAACCAGGCATGGTGGGATTCCCTGGCCCTCAGGGCCCTGTGGGAAAGCCTGGTCCCCCAGGTGAGCTAGGGCTGCAGGGGCCTCCAGGAGTCCCTGGGATGCAAGGACCTCCTGGCCTGCCTGGCGTTGGCAAACCTGGCCAAGATGGCATCCCTGGCCAGCCAGGGTTCCCAGGTGGCAAAGGGGAGCAAGGCTTGCCAGGCTTGCCAGGTCCTCCTGGTCTCCCTGGGGTTGGTAAGCCAGGCTTCCCTGGCCCCAAAGGTGAGCGTGGGGTAGGTGGCCTGCCTGGTCCTCTGGGGCCCAAAGGGGAGAAAGGCCATGCAGGGCCTCCAGGCATGGGGGGGCCACCAGGGGAGCCAGGCCAACCAGGCCTTCCGGGCATCATGGGCCCCCCTGGTGCCGTTGGTTTCCCAGGACCCAAAGGAGAAGGCGGCGCTGTGGGACCACCAGGACCAGTGGGCCCCAAAGGAGAACCAGGACTTCAGGGGTTCCCAGGGAAGCCAGGCTTTCCTGGGGAAGTGGGAGCCCCTGGGCTGAGGGGGCTGCCAGGCCCCACTGGGCCCAAGGGTGAAGCAGGGCACAAGGGCTTGCCGGGGATGCCAGGTGTCCCGGGGCTTGTGGGGCCAAAAGGTGAGCCAGGGCTGCCTGGCGCCCAGGGCCTTCAGGGCCCCTCGGGTATCCCTGGCATCGCAGGGCCCAGCGGCCCTATTGGCCCCCCAGGGCTGCCAGGGGCCAAGGGGGAGCCTGGCCAACCCGGTCCTCCTGGCTTTCCTGGTGTGGGAAAACCTGGGGCCgcagggctgcagggccctCCAGGGAAGCCTGGGGCACTTGGTCCTCCTGGCCAGCCAGGTCTCCAGGGGCCTCCTGGTCCCCCTGGGCCACCTGGACCCCCAGTAGTCATCCCCCCAACTCCACCGGCTGCGGGACAGTACCTGCCCGACGTGGGGCCAGGGATAGATGGCCTCAAGCCCCCCTACGGCTATGCAGGCAAGAAGGGCAAGGCCGGCGGCGCTGTCTACGAGATGCCTGCATTCACGGCAGAGCTCCTTACACCCTTCCCCCGGGTCGGTGTGCCCGTGAAGTTCGACAAGCTCCTCTACAACGGCCGGCAGAACTACAACCCTGCAACAGGGATCTTCACCTGTGAGATCCCTGGGATCTACTACTTTGCCTACCACGTTCACTGTAAAGGCGCTAGCGTCTGGGTGGCTTTGTTCAAGAACAACGAGCCGCTGATGTACACCTATGATGAGTACAAGAAGGGCTTCCTGGACCAAGCCTCTGGGAGTGCTGTCGTTCAGCTGATGCACGGAGACAAGGTTTACGTTCAAATGCCATCCgagcaggcagcaggactcTATGCTGGGCAATACGTTCACTCATCTTTTTCAGGATATTTATTGTATCCCATGTAG